In the genome of Labrus mixtus chromosome 21, fLabMix1.1, whole genome shotgun sequence, one region contains:
- the LOC132955908 gene encoding zinc finger protein 408-like gives MLQPVITDDEQMNHRGERPFSCPHCEKTYSLKRDLKEHLVLHSGEKPYVCHHCGEAFARWPSLRIHRLLHCSRVTYTQTPKVQCPLCPKLLANGGSLRNHMKLHTGEKPHNCQHCGRSFSQKGNLESHLRIHSGEKPYHCSDCDKSFSQKTELRRHMFCHSGGGRFLCSFCGKSLRDPHSLKSHERLHTGERPHRCPVCGKGYTLATKLRRHIKTPHAAKKPFSCHCGASYTVRQSLLRHQAQHPVDGGANKERAESQGGPQEEGKGEGSQKGNGEDTDSNERVYLQSEDDPGSTRSQGRTGRGKGRGGGFREKKMQQKEKERRRLWSSAPLMLTTDNSLPGGAGSELVEVVISDEAEQCIVVQGQQTVGELLILQD, from the exons ATGCTGCAGCCGGTGATTACAGATGACGAACAG ATGAATCACCGAGGGGAACGTCCCTTCTCCTGCCCTCACTGTGAGAAGACGTACAGCCTGAAGCGGGACCTGAAGGAGCACCTGGTGCTACACTCAGGGGAGAAGCCGTATGTCTGCCATCACTGCGGGGAAGCCTTCGCACGCTGGCCGTCCCTACGCATTCACCGCCTCCTGCACTGCAGCAGAGTGACCTACACTCAGACTCCAAAG GTTCAGTGTCCGCTCTGTCCCAAGCTGCTGGCTAACGGCGGCTCTCTAAGGAACCACATGAAGCTGCACACGGGGGAGAAACCTCACAACTGTCAGCACTGTGGGAGGAGCTTCAGTCAGAAAG GTAACCTGGAGTCTCACCTGAGGATCCACAGTGGAGAGAAGCCGTATCACTGCTCCGACTGCGATAAGAGTTTCTCTCAGAAGACCGAGCTTCGTCGTCACATGTTCTGTCACTCAGGGGGAGGACGGTTCCTCTGCAGCTTCTGTGGAAAATCTCTGAGAGACCCCCACAGCCTGAAGTCCCACGAGAGActgcacacaggagagagaccACACCGCTGCCCTGTCTGTGGGAAAG GCTACACGTTGGCCACCAAACTGAGGAGACACATCAAAACTCCCCATGCTGCAAAGAAACCATTCAGTTGTCACTGTGGAGCCTCGTACACCGTGAGACAGAGTCTGCTCAGACACCAGGCACAACACCCCGTAGATGGAGGGGCCAATAAAGAGAGGGCGGAGTCACAGGGAGGACctcaggaggaggggaagggggaggggtcacAGAAAGGAAACGGAGAGGACACTGACAGCAACGAGAGAGTGTATTTACAATCAGAGGACGACCCAGGAAGTACTCGCTCCCAGGGGAGAACAGGGCGGGgcaagggaagaggaggaggattcaGGGAAAAGAAGatgcagcagaaagagaaggagagaaggaggctTTGG AGTTCTGCCCCTCTGATGCTCACAACCGATAACTCGCTGCCAGGTGGGGCAGGATCAGAGCTGGTGGAGGTGGTTATATCTGATGAGGCGGAGCAGTGCATTGTGGTCCAGGGGCAGCAGACGGTTGGAGAGCTGCTGATCCTTCAGGATTAA